The Chryseobacterium shigense genome segment ACAATTAAAACTCGATATATATTATGACAACAGCCATTATAGTAGGCGTTATTTGTTTGTTTATAGGGGCAGTGGTAGGAATTCTTTTCTCCAGAAGCTCTTTAAATACAAAAGCAAAATTTATTGTAGACGATGCAAAGAAAAATGCCGAAAACCTTATAGAAAAAGCAAATGTTCAAGCAGAATCCATAAAGAAAGAAAAAAATCTGCAGGCCAAAGAAAAGTTTTTGGAACTGAAATCACAGCATGATGCGGATATCCAATCCCGTGAAAAGAAAATGCAGGAGGTTGAAAAAAGAATTAAAGACAAGGAACATAAGCTTAATGACGAGCTTAGCAAGACCGGAAAACTTGAAAAGGACCTTGACAAGCAGATTGCAGACTATGCCAAGAAAAACGAAATCCTGGAAAGAAAGCAGCAGGAACTGGAGGTAGCCACTACCAAAAAAGTGGAAATCCTTGAAAAAATTGCCAATTATACAGCAGAAGAAGCTAAAGCAGAATTGGTGGAAACCATGAAAGCAGAAGCGAAAACAAGAGCCCAGGCACACGTTCAGGGAATTATGGAAGAAGCACAGCTGAATGCTAAGAACGAAGCAAGAAAAATTGTTATCCAGACCATCCAGAGAATCGGAACAGAACAGGCAATAGAAAACTCAGTATCAGTTTTCAACATTGAATCTGATGAGGTAAAAGGAAGAATTATCGGTAGAGAAGGTAGAAACATCAGAGCTTTAGAAGCAGTAACAGGAGTAGAAATTATTGTTGATGATACCCCGGAAGCGATCCTTCTTTCATGCTTTGACCCGGTGAGAAGAGAAATTGCAAGATTATCCCTTCACAGATTGGTAACGGACGGAAGAATCCACCCGGCAAGAATCGAAGAAGTAGTAGAAAAGACAAGAAAACAGATTGAAGAAGAGATCATTGAAGTAGGAAAAAGAACAATCATCGATCTTGGAATCCACGGATTACACCCGGAACTGATCAAGATTGTAGGTAGAATGAAATACCGTTCTTCTTACGGACAGAACCTTTTACAACACTCAAGAGAAGTGGCAAACATTGCTGCAACTATGGCTGCCGAATTAGGTTTAAATGTAAAACTGGCAAAAAGAGCAGGTCTTTTACATGATATAGGTAAAGTGCCTGAGCAGGAATCTGAACTTCCTCACGCTTTATTGGGAATGCAGTGGGCTGAAAAATATGGTGAAAATGCAGAAGTTGTTAATGCAATCGGAGCTCACCACGACGAAATTGAAATGAAATCATTATTATCACCAATCATTCAGGTTGCCGATGCTATTTCAGGAGCAAGACCGGGAGCAAGAAGACAGGTATTGGAATCTTATATCCAGAGACTGAAAGATCTTGAATCTGCGGCATTAAGCTTCGATGGTGTATCAAGTGCATACGCGATCCAGGCCGGTAGAGAACTGAGAGTAATGGTAGAAAGCGGAAAAGTAAATGATGAAGTGGCCAACCAGTTATCTTATGACATCTCTGAAAAGATCCAGAATGAACTGACTTATCCTGGACAGGTAAAAGTAACGGTAATCAGAGAAACAAGAGCTGTGAATATTGCAAGATAATAACAGGTAAAGATATTTTATAAAAACCTTTCAAGAGATTGAAAGGTTTTTTATTTTTATCAAAACTTAAAAATGCAAGAACTGTCCCTGTCTTCAAAACTGAAGTACATTTTTTCAATCCCCGTTGTCATTTCAGCCCTGGGCTATTTCGTAGATATCTATGATCTTCTTTTATTCGGTATTGTAAGAATTCCCAGTTTAAAAGCTTTAGGTCTGAATCCGGATGCTGACGGAACCTTTATCCTGAACTGTCAGATGGTCGGGCTTTTGATCGGTGGGGTTTTCTGGGGAATCTTTGGAGACAAAAAAGGAAGGCTGTCTGTACTTTTCGGTTCCATTCTGGTATATTCATTAGCTAATATTGCCTGTGGATTTTTACCCTATTTTCCCAAAGAGCATTTGGTGTATCAGTATGCAGGTTTGAGGTTCATTGCTGGAATAGGACTGGCCGGGGAGCTTGGAGCCGGAATTACCCTCGTTTCTGAAAGCCTGCCAAAGAATCTGAGAGCAATCGGGACTTCTGTGGTAGCCGGTTTCGGATTAATGGGTGCAGTAGTGGCACAGCTCACGGTAGAACTGGCCGGAGGATGGAATATTTCATACATCATTGGCGGAATTATGGGAATCATGCTGCTGATTCTCAGAGTAAGCGTTTCAGAATCCGGTATTTATAAGAATATTGAACATAAAAGTGTTTCCAAAGGGAATTTTCTTTCCTTTTTTACCAATAAAGAACGATTGGTCAGATATCTTAAATGTATAGCCGTAGGGCTGCCTACCTGGTATTGTATAGGGATTCTGGCGGTTTTGGCTAACCAGTTTGCCCCGGAACTGAAGATAAAGGATATAAGTCCCGGAAAAGCTATTATGTGGGCTTATATAGGCATTTCTGTAGGTGACCTGATGAGCGGTTTCATTTCTCATGCATTGAAATCCCGTAAAATGGCCATCTTTTATATGTTGCTGTTCACCATAATAGGAGTGGCAATTATGCTGTTCGGAAATACCAATACCGAGACAAAATATTATATCTTCTGTGTCTGGCTTGGATTAGGAACGGGCTATTGGGCAATGTTTGTAACACTTGCGGCAGAGCAGTTTGGTACCAATATCAGAAATACGGCAACCACAACAGTTCCCAATATGGTAAGAGGCCTGGTACCTGTAATGATCCTGGCATTTGATCTGTTAAAAAATAATTTCACAGTCATTATCAGTGCTGCAGTGGTAGGAGTGGTTGTATTCGGACTGGCTTTTTATTCAGCGCTCACCATCTCTGAAACCCACAACAAAGATCTTGAATTTACAGAATAATATGGTTCTGTCAGGGATTAAGTGTTATGTATATGCAATTAAATGAGTGAATTAACATTTTATTGTGCTTTAAATAATAATTATTTGTTTACTTTTGAAGATAACCGATCTAATTCTATTGTTTAATTAAAAATCAAAACATCATGTCACAGGAAATTTTTAAAAACGCGAAAAAGCTAAAAAAGGACGATCTTAAAAACATTGTAGGAGGTATTGGCGGAGTAACAACCCCGGATCTTTCAAAATGCGGATGCAGCTGTACAGGAGCTGTAACAGGTCCGTCATATTGTGTAAAATATAAAAAATGCCTGCAGGTAATAACCTGTTAACAGAAAACATTTCATGTAATAAAACCTTTCGGGAAATCGGAAGGTTTTATTTTTATAAAAGGCAAAAAATTTAAAATAGGTTAAAAAAATTTCAACCATTACAATAAATATTGAGACTTAATTTTTGTGGATCAAGGCTGGTGGTAACGATCTTTTAATAGCGAAATTGTATAGCTGTTTAATAAATGATGAAATATAATAT includes the following:
- the rny gene encoding ribonuclease Y — its product is MTTAIIVGVICLFIGAVVGILFSRSSLNTKAKFIVDDAKKNAENLIEKANVQAESIKKEKNLQAKEKFLELKSQHDADIQSREKKMQEVEKRIKDKEHKLNDELSKTGKLEKDLDKQIADYAKKNEILERKQQELEVATTKKVEILEKIANYTAEEAKAELVETMKAEAKTRAQAHVQGIMEEAQLNAKNEARKIVIQTIQRIGTEQAIENSVSVFNIESDEVKGRIIGREGRNIRALEAVTGVEIIVDDTPEAILLSCFDPVRREIARLSLHRLVTDGRIHPARIEEVVEKTRKQIEEEIIEVGKRTIIDLGIHGLHPELIKIVGRMKYRSSYGQNLLQHSREVANIAATMAAELGLNVKLAKRAGLLHDIGKVPEQESELPHALLGMQWAEKYGENAEVVNAIGAHHDEIEMKSLLSPIIQVADAISGARPGARRQVLESYIQRLKDLESAALSFDGVSSAYAIQAGRELRVMVESGKVNDEVANQLSYDISEKIQNELTYPGQVKVTVIRETRAVNIAR
- a CDS encoding MFS transporter, whose product is MQELSLSSKLKYIFSIPVVISALGYFVDIYDLLLFGIVRIPSLKALGLNPDADGTFILNCQMVGLLIGGVFWGIFGDKKGRLSVLFGSILVYSLANIACGFLPYFPKEHLVYQYAGLRFIAGIGLAGELGAGITLVSESLPKNLRAIGTSVVAGFGLMGAVVAQLTVELAGGWNISYIIGGIMGIMLLILRVSVSESGIYKNIEHKSVSKGNFLSFFTNKERLVRYLKCIAVGLPTWYCIGILAVLANQFAPELKIKDISPGKAIMWAYIGISVGDLMSGFISHALKSRKMAIFYMLLFTIIGVAIMLFGNTNTETKYYIFCVWLGLGTGYWAMFVTLAAEQFGTNIRNTATTTVPNMVRGLVPVMILAFDLLKNNFTVIISAAVVGVVVFGLAFYSALTISETHNKDLEFTE